The Halomonas binhaiensis nucleotide sequence CGCAAAAGCTTGCCGGGCCTGCATATCAGCGTCGACGTGGATGTCAGCCAAGCGCTGATCCCCCGGCTGCAGGAGGGCCAGTTGGATATGGCGCTATGCCGTATTCCACTTGGCTTCGATACTCGTCCCTTCATCTTCGAGGAAATCGGCGAAGAAGCTACGTGCTTCGTGTGTCGCCATGACCACCCCCTGGCCATCACCGCCACCCCCTCCCTCACAGAGATGATGCAATATCCCTGGGCACTACAGCCCCCGGGCGCATTGATGCGCCAGCGCTTCGATCATCTGCTGATGTACCATGACCTGATCCCTCCCAGACAGATCGTCGACACTTCGGACATCCTGGTATCACTAGCGCTGGTGTCCTCCACCGATACACTGGCAATGACCACTCGCGAGGTCGCAGAGCTGTTGTGCGATCCTCAACGCTTCTGTCTGCTGCCGACCCAGGAAGCCCTGAATGTCCAACCTTATGGCCTGGTGACGCTGCGCGAAAAGCGTTTATCGCCAGGGGCCGCAGCGCTGACTACCAAGTTGCGCAGCATTATCCGTCAACAGCAGACCCCGTAGCGAAAAAGCCATGGAAAGTCGCGAAAAGTGTCCGACTACCGCCTTATTCGACAAACGCCTCGACACTGTTCAAGAAAAGCTCCAACGCCAGTCAATAAAAGCTTCAACGCTAGTCAATAAAAGCTTCAACAGCCCTGCGATGCCCCAGCATCAAGGCATCTGCCACATGGCGCAATGGCGTGATGTCCATGTCGCTTTCACCACGCTCGAGCAGGCTATGAAAATGCCTGTAGACGCCTTGGTACTCTCGCTCTGGTTCATCTACCACGCTTTGCCCATCAATCAATAGCCGGGCGCCACCGCGCTCCAGCTCCAGTACACCCGACGTCGTTTCGATGCGCATCTCCCAATGTGGTGGATCTTCATGGCGAAAGTCGAAATCCGCTTTCACCTCGGTACCTTCAGCGGTACGAAAATCGAGACGTGCGGCAATGGGCGTCTGGCTGTTGGCCGGAACATCCAGTTCAGCAGCCTTGAGGAAAAAAGGCTGTCCCAGAATCTCGGTCAAAATGGACAAGGCATTGATACCGGGATCGAAGACGCCCATGCCGCCCGCCTGCCATAACCAGGCCTGCCCGGGATGCCATACCCTGACATCCTCATGCCAACGAATGCTGACCGCACGTACGGTTCGATCCGCAAGCCACTCGCGGGCAGAAGCAATTCCCGGTGCAAAACGTGAATGCCAGGCAGCAAACAGCACCGCTCCTTGTGCCTCGGCATAGGCCTTGAGATCTTCAGTCTCGGCCAGGGTCGCTCCTGGCGGCTTTTCCAGTAACACGGCCTTGCCACGGCTCAACGCCAGTCGCGCCAGCTCATGGCGCAAGTTGGCTGGTGTGCAGATGGCCACCGCATCGATCTCTGGCCGAGCATCGAGCATCGCTTCCAGGCTGACATAACTGGCAACGCCTTCCAGGCTGGCATGGGGATCAGCCACCGCTTCCAGCACCAAGCCGGGTATGGCTTCAATAGCACCAAGGTGCTGGTCACGCACAATCTTGCCAGCGCCAACCAGCCCCAGACGAAATTTGGTCATGGCAAGGTCTCCTTGAATGCCATATGAATAGCGTCGCAATACTAAGGACGCAATGGCCCGGCAGTCTAA carries:
- a CDS encoding Gfo/Idh/MocA family protein, producing the protein MTKFRLGLVGAGKIVRDQHLGAIEAIPGLVLEAVADPHASLEGVASYVSLEAMLDARPEIDAVAICTPANLRHELARLALSRGKAVLLEKPPGATLAETEDLKAYAEAQGAVLFAAWHSRFAPGIASAREWLADRTVRAVSIRWHEDVRVWHPGQAWLWQAGGMGVFDPGINALSILTEILGQPFFLKAAELDVPANSQTPIAARLDFRTAEGTEVKADFDFRHEDPPHWEMRIETTSGVLELERGGARLLIDGQSVVDEPEREYQGVYRHFHSLLERGESDMDITPLRHVADALMLGHRRAVEAFID
- a CDS encoding LysR substrate-binding domain-containing protein; this encodes MSRHMPPHHLAPDWFINVRLKLRHLELFTALDDHRNLHRAAASLAISQPAASKLLGDIEDRLGLKLFERHPRGLEPNWYGEVVIRHARDMLASLKQTGDELNAIQAGNAGTVAVGTVMDPAVTLLSQALEATRKSLPGLHISVDVDVSQALIPRLQEGQLDMALCRIPLGFDTRPFIFEEIGEEATCFVCRHDHPLAITATPSLTEMMQYPWALQPPGALMRQRFDHLLMYHDLIPPRQIVDTSDILVSLALVSSTDTLAMTTREVAELLCDPQRFCLLPTQEALNVQPYGLVTLREKRLSPGAAALTTKLRSIIRQQQTP